The genomic window TTGAAATTTCCCCTTTAACTAGAACATCCTGCAAATGTGGATCGGCATCAAATTTTCTTTTAATATATTTTGTTAAAGCGTTAACCGTTAAATAACGCGTTTCTTTCATAGAAAGCTCCTTCTATCATTACAAATAAAAAAACTGTCCCCTTCTATTATAAAATCAGATTCTATTTCCGTCACCTAGTGCTAGGACGGAAAGGAATAAAAACTCAAATAGAAAAGGGACTTATTTCATCTACCTTTATTTTATTTTTTGCAGCTTTGATTGAAAGTTTTTCGCTGCTTTCAAAGTGTTATACATAAGCATCGTAATCGTCATCGGTCCGACCCCTCCAGGTACAGGGGTGATATAACTGGCAATTTCCTTTGCTTCCTCGAAGGCAACATCTCCGCACAGTTTTCCTTCTTCATTCCGATTGATCCCTACATCAATTACTACCGCACCTTCCTTAATATAGTCGGCCGTAATAAAATTGGCCCTACCTACTGCGGCTACAAGGATATCAGCGTTTTTGGTGTGTGCTTTTAAATCTTTCGTTTTTGAATGACAGTATGTAACAGTTGCGTTTTCATTAAGGAACAATTGTCCTGATGGCTTACCGACAATATTGCTCCGGCCGACCACAACGACATTTTTCCCGGCTGCGTCAATCCCCATTTCCTTAAGCAAAACCATGATCCCATACGGCGTACAAGGCAAAAAGGCATCCTGCCCTGTCATCATCCGCCCGATATTGATGGGATGAAAACCATCTACATCTTTATCAGGCGATATTGTCTCTATCACTTTCACTTCATTTATATGGTCAGGAAGAGGCAGCTGAACGAGAATTCCATGGATGGTATCGTCATGATTTAATTCTTCAATCTTACTTAACAATTCTGATTCTTGAACTGTTTCTGGATACTCAATTAACAAAGAATGCATCCCAAGTTCTTGGCAGGCTTTTTGCTTGCTTGTCACATATGTTCTTGATGCCTGGTTGTTTCCGACAAGGATGACTGCCAAACCGGGTGTCACATTATTTTTTTTCAATTCGTCAACTTCTTTAGCAATTTCGCTTCTTTTTTTCTTGGCAATGTCTTTTCCGTTAATAATTTGAGCTGTCATGATCTTTCCTCCGCTTTTTAAAAATTTTATTCGTTTGCTGTTTATAAACTATCTTTCACTTTCGAAAGAACACCGTTAATAAATCTGCTGGATTGTTCATCACCATAAATTTTCGCAATTTCAATTGCCTCATCAAGTACAACATTAGCCGGAACCTCATCACGGCAATATTTTAATTCAAATACTGCCATCCTTAACAAATTCCGGTCCACATTTGCCAGCCGTTCCAATGTCCATTTTTCAAGATGTTTTTTAATCGTTTCATCTATTTCATCACGGTTTTGAACAGTTCCTTCTACCAATCGGGTTAAATATTCATCACCCCGGGCATCTTCCAATACATGTTCTATCGCTGCATCAGGTTCCGCATTACTTACATCAATTTGGAACAATGCCTGCAATGCTTTTTCTCTGGCTGTGCGTCTTTTCATTCTGTTATGCTCCTTTTCGGCTAGTATGTCCACTTTTCATAACAAGATAATAGCATAAGTGAAGGCCGTCTGCATTCGTTCGGAATAATATTTTTCATTAAACTACCTTTAAAACTAAGAAAAACCAAAGGCATCATCTGCCTTTGGTTTTGTTTGCGCATTTCTTATTACATTTCTTGTTCGTAATCGCTTTCAGCCTTTTGGTTTTCGAATTGAATTCCGACAACATGGATGTTGACTTCCTGTGCTTCAAGGGCAGTCATGTTCAAGAGCGCTTGGCGGATATTATCTTGAATTTTTTGGGCAACAGCCGGGATGGAGACGCCGAACTTCATAATGCAATACACATCTACCTTTATGCCGTCCTCCGTTAATTCGACTTTAACGCCTTTGCCGTGGCTCTTCTTTCCAAGACGTTCGACGACACCTGTTGCAAAATTGCCGCGCATTTGTGAAACTCCTTCTACTTCTGAAGCGGCAATTCCTGCGATTACTTCAATCACTTCAGGGGCAATTTCCACTTTCCCTAAGCCCGTATTTTCTTGATTCATCTCAAGAATTTGATTCTCGGTCATTTATGGCACCTCCGATTAATCGTCTGTTTTCATCACATCATACATTTCAAGAAACTTTGTATTGAATTGACCCTCCACAAATTTTTCATGGTTGAGCAGCCTTAAATGGAATGGTATGGTCGTATGAATCCCGTCGATCACAAATTCGCTCAACGCCCTTTTCATTCGGTCAATTGCTTCTTCACGCGTACTTCCATATGTGATCACTTTCGCAATCATTGAATCATAGTATGGCGGAATGGAATAACCCGGATAAGCGGCAGAATCGATGCGCACGCCAAGTCCTCCAGGCGGTAAATACATATTAATCTTTCCAGGGGATGGCATGAAATTTTTCTCAGGATTTTCAGCATTTATGCGGCATTCAATAGCCCAACCATTAAAGGTTACATCTTCCTGTTTTAAATTCAGCCTTTCACCTGAAGCAATTCTAATTTGTTCTTTAATCAAATCAACACCCGTCACCATTTCCGTAACAGGATGTTCCACCTGAATGCGCGTATTCATTTCCATGAAATAAAACTTGCGATTGCGGTAATCATATATAAATTCTACCGTGCCTGCGCCTGTATAATCAACCGCCTTTGCAGCTTTTACTGCGGCAGTACCCATTTCTTCACGGATTTCGCCATCAAGGGCCGGCGACGGCGTTTCTTCTAACAGTTTTTGCAGGCGCCGTTGAATTGAGCAATCTCTTTCTCCAAGATGAATAACGTTTCCATATGAATCCGCAAGAATTTGAATTTCAACATGGCGAAAATCTTCAATATATTTTTCAATATATACTCCTGGATTGCCGAATGCCGTTAAAGCTTCCTGCTGGGTGATATTAATCCCTTTGATCAAATCCTGTTCGGTCCTTGCAACGCGGATCCCTTTTCCGCCTCCTCCGGCAGTTGCCTTAATGATTACCGGAAAACCGATTTTTTTCGCCAATTCTACTCCTTCTTCAGGACTTTTAATAATGCCTTGCGATCCCGGAACAATAGGCACTCCTGCTTCCCTCATCGTTTCTCTGGCAATGTCCTTCGTACCCATCTTTGTTATCGCTTCAGGGCTCGGTCCGACGAAAGTAATATTTACTTCCCGGCAAAGCTCTGCAAAATCAGCGTTTTCAGCCAGAAAACCATACCCCGGATGGATGGCATCACAGCCGGTCAGCTTGGCGACGCTGATGATATTCGTAAAGTTCAAATAACTGTCCTTTGATGCGGTCGGGCCAATGCAATATGCTTCATCGGCCATCTGCACGTGCAAAGAATCCCTGTCTGCTTCAGAATAGACGGCAACAGATTCAATCCCCATTTCTCGGCAAGCTCGGATAATACGGACAGCAATCTCTCCTCTATTGGCAATCAATAATTTTTTTATCATACTTATTTTCTCCTTACTCAGGTTTTACCAAAAATAAAGGCTGGCCGTATTCAACAAGCTGTCCGTCTTTCACAAGGATTTCAACTATTTCACCGTTTACCTCCGCCTCAATTTCATTAAACAGCTTCATGGCTTCGATAATGCACACAACAGTATCTTTCGTGACGACTGACCCTTTTTTGACAAATGGTTCAGCATCTGGAGAAGGTGCTTGATAAAAAGTACCAACCATAGGAGATGTGATTTTATGTAAATTCGATGTATCAGCGGCAGTCTCTTGCTTCAATTCCTCTTTCGGCTCTGCTGCTTTTACTTCGGCCTGCACAACCGGAACCGGTTCTGCCGGCGGTTTTGGCGCTTCATTAACAGTTGTTTGTAAAACAGGCTGGGAAACAGCAATCGTTTCAGTACTGCTTTTTTTCAATTTTATTTTTGAACCTTCATGTTCAAATACGAATTCTTCAATGCTTGATTTGTCAATAAGTTTTATCAGTTCGCGAATTTCTTGGACTTTTAGCATTTTTTACACCTCAGTCATTCAAAAATTAAGACTAACTAATAACATCATACGATAATACATAATGCAAGTTCAATATCATAAATGTATGGTTGTTTTTCAGTCTTCCATTTACAAATATTTTTTAGAACAATTGCGGTTTTTTTAAAAGGATTATCATGAACAATAGGGAAACAATATATGGAATGCGAAATATAAAACCGCAGATTCAGTTGAAATAATTGAAGATCCAACAAAAATAAAGGAAAGCCCGATCCAAAGGGCTCTCCCTATAGATTTTCCAGTATTTTATTTTTTCGGCTGAAATTTCACTGCCACATGTTCCAAATCGTTGATTTCTTGTTTCACCATTTGGATGATTTCATTTGCAGCAGATGGAGAAAGCTTATCTGCTTTAACGGTAATTCTCACCTGGCCTCCGTCTACGCGAACTAAAGCATCTTCATAGTCCATTGCTTTTATTAATGATTCAAGCAATTCCTCTTTTAAGGCAATTTCGTCGAGCTTTTTCATTTCGTCATATGCCTGATTGCGTTTTTCCGTTGGAAGGTCTGTAGAGCCAACAATTTCTTCAAGCTGCTCTTTCCTTTTGCTTCGCTGATCGTCAAGATCCATCCTTAACGCTTCAAACACTTCATCGCTGGCCGTCTCAGATATAATCTTGGTTCCTTGATCGGTTTGAGAAGTTGCCATTTCATTTTCTTCGCCTTTTACCGCTGATTTAGGACCATCGCTCTTTTGTTCTATTCCAGCCACTCCGTTGCTGTTTTGTTCCGGCGATGTAATGTAATAAACAGATAAAACAACCACCAAACTTAACATTGTTAATAGCCAAACTGTTTGCTTTTTCAATAACATTTATGAATCCCCCTTCGATTTTTTCGGCATAACCGCAACCCGATGGCTTGGTACATCCAGAACCCTCGTTACAGCCTCAATTATCCATTTTTTTATTTGAATGTTGTCTGCCCCTTTTGCCACAACAAGAACTCCGCGAATTTCAGGTTTCTTTGTTTCAACGACAATCGGAATCTCTTTTTCTCCGTTGCGGACGATGACCAATTGTTCATCTTTAGAAGCATCTTCTACTTTTCGTGTTCCGCCTTCCCGATCCGTTTCGGTTGTCGTTTGAGACTGTGTTACGAAATTTTTTTCTAATATCTGTTTTTCAGTCGCATCCACATTGACTACAACGGTGACATCATCTACGCCAAGGATGCCTTCCAATGCCTCTTTTAACTGAGTTTCATATGCTTCTTCATAATGCTGCATCAAACTCTTTTTTTCTGATTTCTTTTGTCCAAAGGCTGGAACCTCTTCTGCTTTATTTGCTTCTTTATTGTTAAAAACCTGCATATCTGGCGTTGAAGCATTCCCACTGTAAAGCATATTGCTAATGAGCATAATCGCTGCACCAAACAAAAGAACGAGAAGTAAATAATGATATTTTCCAGGTTTTTTTTCTGAATGTCCTTCTTTCGAAAAGAGATTTTTAAGCCAAGTCAGCGGTCCTTTATCATTGTTCATTCTCTTCCGGTATCCCCCCTTCTATCATTACTTCAATAACTTCATCTTTCATATTCCATTTTTGCGAGAGAAAAGAAGTGATTTTTTTCGTTTCGGCAGGCTGTTCTGATGGAAGAGGATGTTTTGTATTAATTTCTATTTTTTTTACCACTTCAATTGCTCCGGATTGTTCTTTTGTCTGGCGCAACTGGACCACTATTTTTTCCAAATTTTCCGGAAATGCACTCTTGTCATCTTCATTTACTAAAAAATCAATTTTAGTAATTTCCATGCCGTACTGTTCCATCAATTCCCCCTCTGCGTCCTTTTCTAACTGGACAGCCATTTGTTCTAAAATATATGCATGTTGAGAAACTTGTATTTCTTTTTTCTTCATTTCTATTAAATTTTCCATATTTTTTTCTCCCGGATTTTCAACAAGAGCGATGGATGCCATAGCTGTTTCAAAATCTTTGGAAAATAGCTTTAGCACAGGCGTTAAAATAATCGCAATCAACAGCAAGCCGGTCACGATCTTTGTGTATTTTTGAAGATTCGAGTTAGGGAGAAGCATATCGATGACCGTTGCCAGTAAAATAAAGAGAATGATATTTGTAACCCATTCCTTTAAAAAATTCATCATTCTCCCTCCTATCTCACCATCATCGTTAAGTTTCCGGCGGCAATGATAACGGTAACGCTTAAAAAAAACATAAGCGATATGATTGCCAATGAGGCAAATACATAAACAACACTCTTGCTGATCACATCAAGGCACGCTATTACCGGACCGCCGCCAAGCGGCTGTAAAATGGCCGCGGCAAATTTGTATATAAATGCAATCATCAATATTTTGAGTGCAGGAAACGCAGCAATTAACAATAAAATGACGACCCCGGCTATCCCCACTGTATTTTTTAAAAGAACAGATGCATTAATGACTGTATCTGTCGCATCCGTGAATGCTTTTCCAATAACCGGAATAAAATTCCCCGTAAGAAACTTAGCCGTTCTAATCGTTACTCCGTCCGTAATTGCAGTTGAAGCACCCTGGACAGATACTACACCAAGGAAGACAGTCAAAAATAAACCAAGCAAGCCGATGCTCCAATTCCTGAGCATTTGGGCAAGCTGTGTGACTTTGTAATGCTCGGTCAGTATACTGACAATGCTTAACAATGCTGATAAAAACAAAAGCGGGAGAACAATATTTTGAATAACAAGCCCGCTCGTGTTCATTAAGAACAGAATAACCGGGTGGAAAAAAGCCGCGGAAATTACCCCGCCTGATGAAGCAATCAGCGCGAGCAAGAGAGGTATTAGGGCAAAGATAAAGTCAATCATTGATCCGATCGCTTCTTTTGAGTAAGTTATCGCAACGTGAAAACTGTTTAATGCAATAATGATCAGCACGATAAAAACGATCGAATACGCAACTTTGCTGATTGTGCTGTTTTCAAATGAATTTTGCAAAGACTGCAAAAACATGCTGAATATCGTCAGTAAAATCAGAGAACCAAGCAGTTTTCCATTCACGATAAATTCATGAAAAACAAATTTCACAATCCCGGTAATCCATTGTTCAAAAGAGAATTTTTTCTCTCCTTTTATAAACTCATACAAACTGCCCTTTTGGCTTTCAGGCAAAAACCCGCCATACTGGTGAATAATATCTTCCCAAAATCCCTTCAATTCATCGATATTTAGATTTTCCAGCTGTGAATCGACAAGCATTTCTGTATCAGGTAATTCTCCGGTTTCTACTTGTTCCGGAGAGGCTTGTACAACCGGAACGATCAAAAAAAAGAAAGGT from Bacillus methanolicus includes these protein-coding regions:
- the folD gene encoding bifunctional methylenetetrahydrofolate dehydrogenase/methenyltetrahydrofolate cyclohydrolase FolD — translated: MTAQIINGKDIAKKKRSEIAKEVDELKKNNVTPGLAVILVGNNQASRTYVTSKQKACQELGMHSLLIEYPETVQESELLSKIEELNHDDTIHGILVQLPLPDHINEVKVIETISPDKDVDGFHPINIGRMMTGQDAFLPCTPYGIMVLLKEMGIDAAGKNVVVVGRSNIVGKPSGQLFLNENATVTYCHSKTKDLKAHTKNADILVAAVGRANFITADYIKEGAVVIDVGINRNEEGKLCGDVAFEEAKEIASYITPVPGGVGPMTITMLMYNTLKAAKNFQSKLQKIK
- the nusB gene encoding transcription antitermination factor NusB; translated protein: MKRRTAREKALQALFQIDVSNAEPDAAIEHVLEDARGDEYLTRLVEGTVQNRDEIDETIKKHLEKWTLERLANVDRNLLRMAVFELKYCRDEVPANVVLDEAIEIAKIYGDEQSSRFINGVLSKVKDSL
- a CDS encoding Asp23/Gls24 family envelope stress response protein — translated: MTENQILEMNQENTGLGKVEIAPEVIEVIAGIAASEVEGVSQMRGNFATGVVERLGKKSHGKGVKVELTEDGIKVDVYCIMKFGVSIPAVAQKIQDNIRQALLNMTALEAQEVNIHVVGIQFENQKAESDYEQEM
- the accC gene encoding acetyl-CoA carboxylase biotin carboxylase subunit, whose protein sequence is MIKKLLIANRGEIAVRIIRACREMGIESVAVYSEADRDSLHVQMADEAYCIGPTASKDSYLNFTNIISVAKLTGCDAIHPGYGFLAENADFAELCREVNITFVGPSPEAITKMGTKDIARETMREAGVPIVPGSQGIIKSPEEGVELAKKIGFPVIIKATAGGGGKGIRVARTEQDLIKGINITQQEALTAFGNPGVYIEKYIEDFRHVEIQILADSYGNVIHLGERDCSIQRRLQKLLEETPSPALDGEIREEMGTAAVKAAKAVDYTGAGTVEFIYDYRNRKFYFMEMNTRIQVEHPVTEMVTGVDLIKEQIRIASGERLNLKQEDVTFNGWAIECRINAENPEKNFMPSPGKINMYLPPGGLGVRIDSAAYPGYSIPPYYDSMIAKVITYGSTREEAIDRMKRALSEFVIDGIHTTIPFHLRLLNHEKFVEGQFNTKFLEMYDVMKTDD
- the accB gene encoding acetyl-CoA carboxylase biotin carboxyl carrier protein; protein product: MLKVQEIRELIKLIDKSSIEEFVFEHEGSKIKLKKSSTETIAVSQPVLQTTVNEAPKPPAEPVPVVQAEVKAAEPKEELKQETAADTSNLHKITSPMVGTFYQAPSPDAEPFVKKGSVVTKDTVVCIIEAMKLFNEIEAEVNGEIVEILVKDGQLVEYGQPLFLVKPE
- a CDS encoding SpoIIIAH-like family protein; translated protein: MLLKKQTVWLLTMLSLVVVLSVYYITSPEQNSNGVAGIEQKSDGPKSAVKGEENEMATSQTDQGTKIISETASDEVFEALRMDLDDQRSKRKEQLEEIVGSTDLPTEKRNQAYDEMKKLDEIALKEELLESLIKAMDYEDALVRVDGGQVRITVKADKLSPSAANEIIQMVKQEINDLEHVAVKFQPKK
- the spoIIIAG gene encoding stage III sporulation protein AG, which produces MNNDKGPLTWLKNLFSKEGHSEKKPGKYHYLLLVLLFGAAIMLISNMLYSGNASTPDMQVFNNKEANKAEEVPAFGQKKSEKKSLMQHYEEAYETQLKEALEGILGVDDVTVVVNVDATEKQILEKNFVTQSQTTTETDREGGTRKVEDASKDEQLVIVRNGEKEIPIVVETKKPEIRGVLVVAKGADNIQIKKWIIEAVTRVLDVPSHRVAVMPKKSKGDS
- the spoIIIAF gene encoding stage III sporulation protein AF, translated to MNFLKEWVTNIILFILLATVIDMLLPNSNLQKYTKIVTGLLLIAIILTPVLKLFSKDFETAMASIALVENPGEKNMENLIEMKKKEIQVSQHAYILEQMAVQLEKDAEGELMEQYGMEITKIDFLVNEDDKSAFPENLEKIVVQLRQTKEQSGAIEVVKKIEINTKHPLPSEQPAETKKITSFLSQKWNMKDEVIEVMIEGGIPEENEQ
- the spoIIIAE gene encoding stage III sporulation protein AE translates to MKQILQVLSIVIPFFFLIVPVVQASPEQVETGELPDTEMLVDSQLENLNIDELKGFWEDIIHQYGGFLPESQKGSLYEFIKGEKKFSFEQWITGIVKFVFHEFIVNGKLLGSLILLTIFSMFLQSLQNSFENSTISKVAYSIVFIVLIIIALNSFHVAITYSKEAIGSMIDFIFALIPLLLALIASSGGVISAAFFHPVILFLMNTSGLVIQNIVLPLLFLSALLSIVSILTEHYKVTQLAQMLRNWSIGLLGLFLTVFLGVVSVQGASTAITDGVTIRTAKFLTGNFIPVIGKAFTDATDTVINASVLLKNTVGIAGVVILLLIAAFPALKILMIAFIYKFAAAILQPLGGGPVIACLDVISKSVVYVFASLAIISLMFFLSVTVIIAAGNLTMMVR